From a single Plasmodium yoelii strain 17X genome assembly, chromosome: 9 genomic region:
- a CDS encoding fam-a protein, with translation MGGYWIENFNQNGYSVYALNLQGHGESQSFGNLRSNFDCYNDLVDDVIQYMNQIQDEISNDNQTGYEFHNIKEKEDNINAREENDNNMVEYIVNDMDNSNYHAIEDMNNTHLIVNSNDYGSNSSCASTSDTANASTSDKDEGCYNYLDILKVAYLYLSEYFAKIYKHDKFLNDKGRKFKCISELIKATITLNSNVKKKELHSVDGMNHSTPKKPENKDILKKILNEFLI, from the exons ATGGGTGGCTA ttggattgaaaattttaatcAAAATGGCTATTCAGTATATGCACTAAATTTGCAAGGACATGGTGAATCACAATCATTTGGAAATTTAAGAAGCAATTTTGATTGCTATAATGATCTAGTTGACGatgtaatacaatatatGAATCAAATTCAAGATGAAATCTCAAATGATAATCAAACGGGTTATGAATTTCATAATATA aaagaaaaagaagataaCATTAATGCTAGAGaggaaaatgataataatatggtAGAATATATTGTTAATGATATGGATAATTCTAATTATCATGCTATAGAAGATATGAATAATACGCATTTAATTGTCAATTCTAATGATTATGGTTCCAATAGTTCATGTGCTAGTACCTCTGATACGGCAAATGCTAGTACTAGTGATAAAGATGAAGGGTGCTATAATTATTTAGATATATTAAAGGTTGCGTATCTTTATTTG TCCGAATATTTtgctaaaatatataaacatgaTAAATTTCTAAATGATAAAGGAAGAAAATTTAAATGTATTTCTGAGCTTATAAAAGCAACGATCACATTGAATt caAATGTTAAGAAAAAAGAATTACATAGTGTTGATGGTATGAACCATTCTACACCGAAAAAGCcagaaaataaagatattttaaaaaaaatattgaatgAATTTCTAATTTAA